In the genome of Cyanobacterium stanieri LEGE 03274, the window CTGACGAACAAATTGCCGAAATTGATAGAGGAGTTTTACTATTACCCGTTACCGCAGGGGGTATCGTATTCGCATTCAACGTGCCTGGGGTAGAAGAATTAAACCTCAGTAGAGAAGTGTATGTGGACATCGCCCTAGGTAGAATTACTAGATGGAACGATCCTCGCATTGCCGCCGATAACCCCGATGCCCAATTACCCGACTTAGCCATCACCTTCGTACATCGTTCCGACGGTAGTGGTACTACAGGGGTACTCACCAAACATCTATCCGCCATTAGTCCTGATTGGGAAAGCGAAGTAGGCTCAGGAACTACCGTAGAATGGGGTAACGCTGGGGGAACTTTTATCGGTAGTAGAGGTAACGAAGGGGTAACCGCTAGTATCATGCAAACCGAAGGGGGCATTGGCTACATTGAATATGGTTATGCCCTTAACAACGATATTCCCATGGCTTCTTTACAAAATGCCTCTGGAGAATTTGTTTACCCCACCGAAGAAACCACCTCAGCAACCTTGGGTAACGTAGAACTACCTGATAACCTTAGAGCATTTATCCTCGATCCTGAGGGCGCTAATTCCTATCCCATTGTTACCTATACTTGGATTTTGGCTTATCAACAATATGATGATCCTCAAAAAGCCGTCGCCTTAGAAGCCGCTATTCAGTATGCCCTAACCGACGGTCAAAATGTTGCCACTGAACTAGGTTATATCCCCTTACCTCCCAATGTGGCCGCTAGGGTAGCTCAGGCAGCTGATCAACTTACCGATGAATTTACCATCACCGTTGAATAAAACCTACTTCCATTTTAGGAATTTTTAAAAATTGCCATTTTCTCGACAAATACTACGGGAAAATGGTATAAACCGATATATTTACAGTTTATTTAACTTGGTATTTAAAATGAGTGTTTCTGGTTATTCCAGTCGTTCTAGTGCCGTTACCGATTCTAGATCCGTTACTGAAAAAAATCTCGATACGGGCTTTCGTTGGTTAACCTATGCCTTTGCCATCGGTATCGGTTTAATTTTAATTAGTATTGCTTTAATTATCATCGTTGGTGCTTGGCCGGCCATTGTCGAATTCAATGTCGGTTTTTTTGCGGGTAGTAGCTGGAATCCCGTGGAAGATGAATACGGAACTTTGATGGTAATTTATGGAACTTTGGTTAGTTCTTTTATTGCTCTGCTAATTGCCGTACCCTTGGGGGTGGGCGCTGCTATTTTTTTAAGTGAGGATTTTTTACCGGAACAAATTCGCACCATCTTGGTGTTTTTGGTGGAAATTTTGGCGGCTATCCCCAGTGTTGTATATGGTTTATGGGGTATCTTTGTTTTAATTCCTTTAACCAGAACCCTCGGACTTTGGTTGAATGCTAATTTTGGTTGGATTCCCATTTTTAGCACTGAGCCATCAGGTCCTGGTATGTTACCCGCTGGGATTATTCTAGCAATCATGATTTTACCTATTATCATAGCCATTTCCCGTGATTCTTTGGCTTCTTTGCCCCCTGATTTACGTCAGGCTTCTTTAGGTTTGGGGGCTACTCGTTGGGAAACTATTTTCCGTGTGTTAATTCCTGCTGCCATTTCTGGTATTGTGGGGGGAACTATGTTGGCTTTGGGTCGTGCTATGGGTGAAACCATGGCGGCAACCATGATTATTGGTAATGCTAATCGTCTTAATATATCTATTTTAGATCCTGCGAACACGATCGCCTCTTTGATCGCTAATCAATTTGCTGAGGCTAGTGGTTTACAGGTATCGGCTTTGATGTATGCTGGTTTGGTGTTAATGATCTTAACTTTTATTGTCAATATTTTTGCTGAATTAATTGTTAATAAAATTAAGGCTAAATACGAATAGTTAATTTAAGGATATTTTTTGATATTTTTAAATCATCTATTTATGAACAATTTTACCTTAATTTCAAAGTTGATTTGTATCTAACTTTATCTTAAATTTTATTATGACTTCCTCAACCATTAAAGGTTTAGATTTAAAGAAAAATAGCAATAGCCCAAGAACTATTATGGGTAATGTCATGACGGCTATTTCTGGTCTTTGTGTCCTCATTACCCTCATCCCTTTAGTGGCACTTATTTATTTTGTGGTGGTACAGGGCTTTAGTCGTCTCAATGCCGATCTATTTACCAAGTTACCCCCTCCCCCTGGCTTGACTGAGGGGGGTTTAGCTAATGCCATCATCGGAACTTTGGTGGTGGTGGGTATTGCTACCCTGATTTCTGTTCCCTTTGGGGTAATGGCTGCCATTTATCTCTCGGAGTTTAGTGGTAATAATAAAACCGCCCTAGCCATTCGTTTTGCCACCAATGTTTTAAGTGGTGTACCCTCCATTATTGCGGGGGTATTTGCCTATGGCTTATTGGTTGCTACGGGTATTGTGGGTTTTTCTTCTGTCGCTGGGGGTGTTGCTTTGGCGGTATTGATGTTACCTACCATTATTCGTACCACCGATGAAGCCCTGAAAATTATTCCCCAAGAAATTCGCTGGGCTGCTTTAGGGGTAGGGGCTTATAATTATCAAACGGTATTAAAAATCGTCTTACCTGCCGCCTTACCCGGGATTTTAACTGGGGTTACCTTGGCGATCGCCCGTGCGGCTGGAGAAACCGCCCCCCTACTATTCACCGCCCTATATTCCAACTTTTGGCCTAACGTATCAGCCCAAGGATTATTTGAACCCATCGCCACCCTAGCGGTATTGGTGTATAACTTTGCGATCGTTCCTTTCCCCGCTCAAAACGAGTTGGCCTGGGCTGGGGCATTAATTTTAGTTATGTTGGTACTCTTTACCAGTATTATTGCTCGTTTTGCCCTCAGAAAAAAGGTTTATTAATCATTTAATTCTCCAGAGAAATTTAATAACTTTAGCCTTAAAATTAGAAGAGGAATAATAGTTCCATAAATTTTTGAAATAATCATCGTCCATAGATATTCCGCACCTTTAATCAATTAATTTTTTATCGTTAATTCAAATAAAAAAAATGCACTCTGATAACAATTACACCGATTCCCCCGATATTGACATTAGTGATTCAAGAGTAATGGCATTGGACAATGTTGATATTTATTATGGTAGCTATAAAGCCGTTAGGGGAATTAACTTAGAAATTCCGCAAAATCAAATAACCGCTTTTATTGGTCCTTCTGGGTGTGGTAAAAGTACCATTCTTCGCTCTTTAAATCGTCTCAATGACTTAATTAAGTCTTTTCACCTCACAGGGAAAGTAAGCTACCACGGACAAAATATTTATAACAAAAGTATCGATCCTGTAAAATTACGTCATCACATCGGCATGGTTTTCCAGCGCCCTAACCCATTTCCTAAAAGTATTTATGACAATGTGGCCTATGGGGCAAGAATCAATGGTTATAAAGGGGATTTAGATGAATTGGTAGAAACTTCCCTCCGCCGTGCGGTATTGTGGGATGAGGTAAAAGATAAATTGAAAAAAAGTGGTTTTTCCCTATCAGGGGGACAACAACAGCGGTTATGTATTGCTAGAACCATTGCCGCAGAACCAGAGGTACTATTAATGGATGAGCCTTGTTCTGCCCTTGATCCCATTTCCACCCTCAAAATTGAGGAGTTGATGCACGAATTAAAACAAAATTACACCATTGTCATTGTCACCCACAATATGCAACAGGCCACGAGGGTAGCCGATCGCACCGCCTTTTTTAATGCTGAGGCCATCGGTGATAAGGGTAATAAAATCGGTTATTTGGTGGAGTTTGACGACACCGACAAAATATTTAATGACCCTGCTGAGGAATTAACCAGAGATTATGTGAGTGGTAAGTTTGGTTAACTTTTTTTATCACCACAAAAGTCGTTGAAATCAAATATAAAACTGTTCTTGATCAAAGTATTTAATGGTGGGCGATACATCGTCCCACCTTTTTTTAATCTGTCTGAATTTTAATTTCTAGCGGTGTTACCCATTTGGTTTCCGAGAACTTCAAGAGCCTTTTTAAATTGAGCATCTTCCAAAGTACCGACCTTCTGGCGATCGCCCGCTAAAACCTCCCGTTGCTCCTCACTAAGTTCATAAACAATGTCGGGGGTAATACCCTCTTTATTAATATCCCGACCATCAGGGGTGAGATACTTAGAAATAGTCACCGCCAATCCAGAACCATCACTCAAACCGCGCACCGACTGTACCAAACCCTTACCAAAAGTCTGAGTTCCCACAATGGTTGCCCTTTCATTATCCTGTAGAGCGCCCGAAACAATTTCACTAGCACTGGCAGAACCACCATCCACCAACACCACCAAAGGTTTATCCGTCAAAGCTCTACCATTGGCCTGATGACTATCCACCTCCCCAACTCGGTCAACGGTGGTGACAATACCTCCTCGGTCAATAAACATCCGAGAAATTTCCACACTAGAATATAATAAACCCCCCGGATTAGAACGTAGATCTAAAATATAACCATTAACGTTTTGGGATTCGGCTTGGGCGATCGCCTCTCGCATCTCCGCAGAAGCATTATTACTAAACTGAACCAATCGAATATAAGCAATTCTACCAAGGTTCGGATCTTCTTCAATGCGGCTTCTAACAGGTTTAATCTCAATCTTTGCCCTAGTCAACTCAAAATCAATTTCCCGATTATCCCTTTGTATTGTAAGCACCACATTACTTCCAGGGACACCCCTAATTAAATTAACCGCATCATTTAGCTCCATCCCTTCAGTGCTTTGACCATCAATTTTTGTGATAATATCCTTCGCCATAAGCCCCGCCTCCGATGCAGGGGTATCCTCAATGGGCGCCACCACCACAATATTATTTGTCTCCTCCTCCTTGGTGATTTGAATACCAACCCCTGTTAACTCCCCAGAAGTGTCAATCTGCATACTCTTAAACTCCTCAGGGTCCATAAAACGAGTATAGGGATCTTCTAAAGTTTTCAACATCTCCCTTACCGCCTCATAGGCTTCCTCCTCATTGGCATATTCCCTTTCTAGGTATTCATTTCTAATGCTACGCCAATCTTGACCGTTAAAAGTTGCATCGACATAACGGCTATTGATTACTTGCCATACCTCATCGACTATTTCCTTAGGACTTTGTTGGACAAAAGCCTGAGTTTGCGAATAGTGGAGACCAAAGCCTGTGATTGCTACACTACCAGCAGTTAAGGCGGTTGCCCCTAAGATTAGTCCATTTTTGGTGATGTTCATAGTGTCGAATTCGTGTTATGAAAATTAGTTTTTTGTTGTTAGCCTTTGTTGTTAAAGATAATTTACTTAATGGTTTTCTATCTTTAATAAATAGGTTTTTAACGATACTTTGATGTTAGCATAATTTATTTTTCCCTTGTTAACATCCTCTATGGTTCTCTTTGTCTCTTTTACACGACTATAGATGATTCTTGAAACCTTATTTTTCCATACTCCCAACATATATTTTTAAATTGAGGAATTATACTGTTTTAGTTAACTATAAACATTCGGTAAACCATCCTGCCTAAATATCGGTTTTCCCTAATCTATTTTAACCTATTTATTGCCAGAATATAAATTAAGTAACAGCTTATTAATGACCATTGCTGGAGGATTAAATATATGTCTTTAGTTCGTTTTTATCCCTTATCTGATGTTAATGGTTTACACCGTCAAATGAATCGTTTATTTGATGAATTAAGTAATACTTGGGAACAAGTTCCAACCATTGGTAATATTCCTTTAGAATTATTTGACAATGGTGATACCCTCGTTTTAAAGGCAGTTCTGCCCGGTGTTAATAAAGATGACATTGATATTAGTGTCAGCCGTCAAAATTTAAAAATTGCAGGGGAGTATCATCAAAACGTAGCGGAAAAAGAAAATAACTATTTTATTTCTGAGTTTAATTATGGTAAATTTGAACGTACTATTAATTTACCTTTTCCTATTAAAAATACTGAAGTAGTAGCAGATTATAATGATGGTATTTTAACTTTAACTTTACCTAAGGTAGAGGAAGTAAAAAATAAGGTTGTCAAGGTTAGTTTAAATCCAGTAAAAAGTATTGATAATTAGTTTTTGATTACTGTTTCAAACTTTTATTCTTATTTTTAATGTATCATTCTAGGGCGATCGCATTTAACCAGTAAGGGCGATCGCCCCTATTTTTTTAACCAACTAACTGTAAAATAAAAAGTGCCATTATCCATAACCAATCAATCAATAAAAAATCATGTCCCATCAACATTGTTTAATCCTAGGAGCAAGTCAAGGCATAGGTTTAGGATTCGTTAAACAACTAGCCGAAGATAATAATTATCAAAAAATATACAGCCTATATAGAAATAAAAATAACGCCGAAAAACTATTTCAACTACAACAACAATATCCCCATAAAATTCATTGCATACAAGGAGATATAACCCAAGAAAAAGACATCATTAACCTAGTAGAAAAAATAAAATCAACCACCAATCAACTTCACCTAGTCATCAACTGCGTAGGAATTTTGCATCAAGGAGAAATACAACCCGAAAAAAGTTTAAAACATATCCATAGCCCCAACCTACTACATTACTTTCAAGTAAACGCCATCCCAACCGTCTTACTAGCCAAACATCTCCTCCCCCTGCTAAAACATAGCCAAAAGAGCATTTTTGCCACCATCTCAGCCAAAGTAGGTAGCATAGAAGACAACTATCTAGGAGGTTGGTATGGTTACCGTGCCTCCAAATCAGCCCTCAATATGTTCATTAAAAATATAGCCATAGAATATAAC includes:
- the pstS gene encoding phosphate ABC transporter substrate-binding protein PstS — its product is MLTKLNSKTLKNKVVGGFSSLTLAFILAACGGESTTTTPEGGTETGGETTETTTGSIELPFDDSVSLTGAGASFPASIYQNWFVSLNEQVPQLQVNYQSVGSGAGIEQFTAGTVDFGASDVAMTDEQIAEIDRGVLLLPVTAGGIVFAFNVPGVEELNLSREVYVDIALGRITRWNDPRIAADNPDAQLPDLAITFVHRSDGSGTTGVLTKHLSAISPDWESEVGSGTTVEWGNAGGTFIGSRGNEGVTASIMQTEGGIGYIEYGYALNNDIPMASLQNASGEFVYPTEETTSATLGNVELPDNLRAFILDPEGANSYPIVTYTWILAYQQYDDPQKAVALEAAIQYALTDGQNVATELGYIPLPPNVAARVAQAADQLTDEFTITVE
- the pstC gene encoding phosphate ABC transporter permease subunit PstC, which translates into the protein MSVSGYSSRSSAVTDSRSVTEKNLDTGFRWLTYAFAIGIGLILISIALIIIVGAWPAIVEFNVGFFAGSSWNPVEDEYGTLMVIYGTLVSSFIALLIAVPLGVGAAIFLSEDFLPEQIRTILVFLVEILAAIPSVVYGLWGIFVLIPLTRTLGLWLNANFGWIPIFSTEPSGPGMLPAGIILAIMILPIIIAISRDSLASLPPDLRQASLGLGATRWETIFRVLIPAAISGIVGGTMLALGRAMGETMAATMIIGNANRLNISILDPANTIASLIANQFAEASGLQVSALMYAGLVLMILTFIVNIFAELIVNKIKAKYE
- the pstA gene encoding phosphate ABC transporter permease PstA, giving the protein MTSSTIKGLDLKKNSNSPRTIMGNVMTAISGLCVLITLIPLVALIYFVVVQGFSRLNADLFTKLPPPPGLTEGGLANAIIGTLVVVGIATLISVPFGVMAAIYLSEFSGNNKTALAIRFATNVLSGVPSIIAGVFAYGLLVATGIVGFSSVAGGVALAVLMLPTIIRTTDEALKIIPQEIRWAALGVGAYNYQTVLKIVLPAALPGILTGVTLAIARAAGETAPLLFTALYSNFWPNVSAQGLFEPIATLAVLVYNFAIVPFPAQNELAWAGALILVMLVLFTSIIARFALRKKVY
- the pstB gene encoding phosphate ABC transporter ATP-binding protein PstB, translated to MALDNVDIYYGSYKAVRGINLEIPQNQITAFIGPSGCGKSTILRSLNRLNDLIKSFHLTGKVSYHGQNIYNKSIDPVKLRHHIGMVFQRPNPFPKSIYDNVAYGARINGYKGDLDELVETSLRRAVLWDEVKDKLKKSGFSLSGGQQQRLCIARTIAAEPEVLLMDEPCSALDPISTLKIEELMHELKQNYTIVIVTHNMQQATRVADRTAFFNAEAIGDKGNKIGYLVEFDDTDKIFNDPAEELTRDYVSGKFG
- the ctpC gene encoding carboxyl-terminal processing protease CtpC yields the protein MNITKNGLILGATALTAGSVAITGFGLHYSQTQAFVQQSPKEIVDEVWQVINSRYVDATFNGQDWRSIRNEYLEREYANEEEAYEAVREMLKTLEDPYTRFMDPEEFKSMQIDTSGELTGVGIQITKEEETNNIVVVAPIEDTPASEAGLMAKDIITKIDGQSTEGMELNDAVNLIRGVPGSNVVLTIQRDNREIDFELTRAKIEIKPVRSRIEEDPNLGRIAYIRLVQFSNNASAEMREAIAQAESQNVNGYILDLRSNPGGLLYSSVEISRMFIDRGGIVTTVDRVGEVDSHQANGRALTDKPLVVLVDGGSASASEIVSGALQDNERATIVGTQTFGKGLVQSVRGLSDGSGLAVTISKYLTPDGRDINKEGITPDIVYELSEEQREVLAGDRQKVGTLEDAQFKKALEVLGNQMGNTARN
- a CDS encoding Hsp20/alpha crystallin family protein, which gives rise to MSLVRFYPLSDVNGLHRQMNRLFDELSNTWEQVPTIGNIPLELFDNGDTLVLKAVLPGVNKDDIDISVSRQNLKIAGEYHQNVAEKENNYFISEFNYGKFERTINLPFPIKNTEVVADYNDGILTLTLPKVEEVKNKVVKVSLNPVKSIDN
- a CDS encoding SDR family NAD(P)-dependent oxidoreductase — translated: MSHQHCLILGASQGIGLGFVKQLAEDNNYQKIYSLYRNKNNAEKLFQLQQQYPHKIHCIQGDITQEKDIINLVEKIKSTTNQLHLVINCVGILHQGEIQPEKSLKHIHSPNLLHYFQVNAIPTVLLAKHLLPLLKHSQKSIFATISAKVGSIEDNYLGGWYGYRASKSALNMFIKNIAIEYNRVSKNTIVIALHPGTTDTQLSQPFQGNVPPEKLFSVERCTSQLLLIINRLTKNDHGKFFSWDGSILPW